Sequence from the Microbacterium faecale genome:
CCCGCACATCGACGCCGGCGTCATGTAGGAACGCCGTCCAGTGCCCGGGCCCGCATCCGACGTCCAGCACGGGGCCGCGCACCGACGCGCCCCAGGCGGCGATTCGATCGCGATCGACGGGCGACATCGCATCGACTGACCCGAGCAGGTCCGCGTACTCGCCCGCGCGCCGCGCATAGGCGTCGCGAACGTCGTCGTCGGTGGGCATGGCTCCAGTCAAGCGCATCACGCGGGAGCCGGGTACTGCGCGCGGCAGGCCGCCCGGTACCGTGTTGTCGTGACCGACGAGATCTGGGATCTGTGCGACCGAGATGGGCGCCCGACGGGTGAGCATCATCGGCGGGGGACGCCGTTGCCACCCGGGCTCTTCCACATCGTCGCGAGCGTCGCCGCGGTGAGCCCCGATGGCCGTATGCTCCTGACGCAGCGCGCCGCCTCGAAGACTCACGCGCTGGACTGGGAGATTCCGGCGGGGAGCGCTCTCGCGGGAGAAGCCAGCGAAGAAGCCGCGATCCGAGAGCTCGCCGAAGAGACCGGCATCACCGTCCCGACCGCCGATCTCGTCCTCGTCGGCCGCTTCGTCGAGGCCTCCGCCCTGTTCGACCTCTACGTCGTCCGCGTCGAACGAGACACGATTCTCGACCCCGACCCCAGCGAGGTCGTCGACACCGCGTGGTCGACTCTCGACGAACTTGATGCTCACGTCGCCGGCGCGACGATCGCCGCGCCCTGGGTCCCGCGGCTCGCTGAACTGCGCACGCCGCTCGGTCGCGCTGTGGCGCGCATCGCTCCGCCGACCGTCACAATGGACGGATGAATCGGCACCGCGCACTGGCCACCGGGGCCGCGTGTGCACTCGCGGTCGTCGTCCTCGCACTCCTCGTCGCGCCCACCCCCGCCGTGACGACTCCGATTGACGCGTGGTGGCAGGAGACGATGGAGGGGGCCCGTCCGGACGGAGCCGTCACCGTCGCGCGCGTGCTGAGTTACGTGGGCGGGGGATGGGTCGCCGTCTGGCTCTGCCCGATCCTCCTCGCCGTGGCCGCCCTGATCGTCCGCGGCTGGCGCACCGCGATCGTCGTGGTCGTGATGCTGCTGCTGAGCACGACGACGGTGCAGGTCGTGAAGAATCTTGTTGCACGGGAACGCCCGGACGGCATGCTCGTCGACTCCGACTTCGGATCCTTCCCCTCGGGCCACGCGGCCAACGCCGCAACGATTGCGGTCGTCCTGTGGCTGATCCTGCCGCGCGTCCTCGGGCTGATCCTCGGCGCGATCTGGGCCGCGGTCATGGCGCTCTCGCGAACCGTGCTCAGCGTGCACTGGTTGAGCGACGTCATCGGCGGCGCCCTGACGGGCGTCGCGATCGGATTGCTCGTCGCCGCCGCGTTCGGCTCCTGGTCGCGCGCACGACCTCGCGCACGGGAACCGATCCCCGCTCCCGGAGAAACCGGATGACACGCATTCGCCCATTCCAGCCCGGCGACGAACCCGCCCTCGCGGAGATCTGCGTCCGCACCGCCGATGCGGGGGCGGACGCCACGGGGATCCTTGCCGACGACCGCCTCTGGGGTGATCTCTTCGTACTGCCGTATGTGGCACGGCACCCGGAGCTGGCGTGGGTCGTCGAGGCCGACGACCGCCGCGTGATCGGATACATCGTCGCCACGGACGACACCGACGCGTTCGAACGCTGGTTCCGCGACGAATGGTGGCCGACGCACGCGGGCCGGTACGAAAGGACCGGCGCGCGGCAGTCCGAGTTGGTGCCGTCCGGCGACAAGCGCGGGCCCGGACGCATCGCCCACGCCGGTGAGTACCCCGCGCACCTGCACATCGACCTCCTGCCGGAAGCGCAAGGGGCCGGTCTCGGACGCCGCCTCATCGAAATGCTCCTCGGTGCACTGTCGCACCGTGGCGTGCCCGGGTTACATCTCGGCGTGGATCCGCTCAACACCGGCGCGGCCGCGTTCTACGAACGCCTCGGGTTCGCGCGCCTGCCAACGGACGCGGGATCCGTCACGTACGCCATGCGGATCCCGGAGCACTGAGGCCGAGCTGACCTCAGCTGGAATCGTCCTGTCGCGCGTCCACTAGCGTGTCGATATGACGTTCACCGTGCGCCGCATCGAAACCGCCGACTGACGAGAATTTCGCGAGATCCGGTTGCGCATGCTCGCCGATACGCCGATCGCGTTCGGTGAGACGCTCGCGCACGCCCGCGTGCTGGAGGATGACGAGTGGAGGGCGCGTGCGGCGCGGAACACCGAGGGCACGAATATCGGGCTCGCCGCGGTCGATGAGGTGGGGACCTGGCTCGGAGTCATGCGCGGATACGTCGACGCACGGGATGGAGCGATGCTCGTCGGTGTCTTCGTGGATCCGGCTTCGAGGGGCCACCACGAAGGCGTCGCCGACGCGCTGCTCGACGGGATCGTCGAATGGGCCGCCGCGCACGGAGACGCCTTAACGCTGCACGTGCACACCGCCAACCCCCGCGCGATCGCGTTCTACGCGCGCCGCGGATTCGTCGACACGGGGCGCACGGTGGAGTACCAGCTCCCGCCATATGGCCTCGAGAACGAGATGCGCCTCGCGATCTGAGCGCCCGAGGTCAGCGTGGGCGCGCCGGTCGTGTGCACGATTGTGGGCACGGTGCACGGTCGCTGGCAACGCGGCATCATGGACCGATGGCAGACTTCACACGGCTCCCGGAACCGTCCCGCGATGATGATGTCGCCCGCGTTCTTCGTGCGCGACGGTCGACGAAGACCTTCTCCGCGGATCCGCTCGACCTGACGAGCATCTCGGCCGTCCTGTTCGCGACCGGCGGGTCGGTCTCGGGGAGGCGACTGATCCCCTCGGCGCGCGCCACGGATCCGGTGCACCTCACGCTTGTCGCGGGAGACGTCGACGGCCTCGCGACGGGTGTGTATCTGTACGTCGCGGAGAGTCACGCCCTTCAGATGGTCAGCGACGCGGATGTGCGGCACTGGATCGCCGGCGCGACCCTGGACGCGCCGTGGGTTGCGACGTGCCCCGGCCTCATCCTGCTGTCGGCCGACCTCGTTGCCGCACGGCGGCGCTTCCCTGACCAGCCCGCGGAGCACGGGGAGCGTTTCGTCTGGATCGAGACCGGCCACGCTGCGCAGAACGCGTACCTGACCGCAGCGAATCAGGGCCTCGGCACGGTGCTGATCGCTGGCCTCGACGATGATCGCGCGGAGGAGACGACCTCCGGCGTCATTCCGGAGGGACACCGTCTTCTCGGCGTGCTTCCGCTCGGGTTCGCGGGGGAGATGTCATAGTCACAGCTCGGAGTGCGTCCGCTCGGGTTCGCGGGCGCGAAGCCATCGTCACCGCTCGGAGTGCGTCCGCTCGGGTTCGCAGGCGCGAAGCCATCGTCACCGCTCGTCCGCCTCGCGCCGGATCCAGCGACGCAGCGCCGCGGCGGCGCGTCCCATCCGGTCCCCAAATGGATCGTCCCGCAGCATGTAGGTCCAGGTCGCCGACGGCCGCCGGAGGCCAAGGTCCTCGCCGCTATCCGCACGCTCGAGGCGATCCGCGACGTCTGCATCGACCGCGTCGAAGAAGCCGTCGAACTCGCGCAGCGCCGTCCGATGAAACTCGTCGACGGGGTTCTGCCCGGCGAGCCGGCGGAGGTGGATCCCGTCGCGAAGCTCGCTCATCGCCTCGAGGTGGCGCTGCCAGTGCTCGTCGAGCGTAAAGAGCGTGACGGTGCGACGCCGTGGGTCCTCCTCGCGCATCGCGCCATCGCGCACGCGCAGCACCTTGTCGCGTTGCCGGGTGATCGCTCGTGTGTACTGCCACGCCGACTTGTGGCGGTCCAGCCGCACCGATTCGGCGATGCTCTGCGCCTCACGCACGATGCGCAGGCGCGTGCGTTCGTCGACGGATCCGGCGGCGACGACGCGCGCCGAGGTGTCCGTGCGGTTGGCGCGGACGAGCTCGTCCTCGAGTGACGCGAACGTGAGCGTCTCGCCGGGGTCGCCCTGGCGGCCTGCGCGCCCGCGCAGCTGAAGATCGAGGCGCGCCGACGGATACAGGTCGGTCGCGATGACGGCGAGTCCGCCGGCCGCGACGACCCGCTCTCGGTCTCGCTCGTCCCGGCCGCCGAGGCGAATGTCGGTGCCTCGGCCGGACATCTGCGTCGAGATCGTCACGGCGCCGACCTCTCCCGCACGCGCGATGATCGCGGCCTCATCGGCGTCATGGCGCGCATTGAGGACGCGCGGCGCAAGGGATCCTGGCAACGCCGAGGCAAGTTCTTCCGATGCGGCGACGCTCTGCGTGCCCACGAGGACGGGCTGCCCACGCCCCGCGCGCCGCTCGATCTCGGCCACGACGGCGGCGATCTTCTCGTCATGCGTTGCGAAGGCGCGGAGCGGATGGTCGTATCGCGCATTCTTCACGTGCCGTTCGACGCGACCTGATTCGAGCTCGTAGAACTCCTGAAGCTCATCGGCCACGGGAAGGATCGTCCCGCTCATCCCGGACAGCGTCTCGTAGCTCTTCAGCAGATCCTGCACCGTGATCTGGTCCAGCACCAGGCCAGGTGGCGTGATCGGCAGGCCCTCCTTCGCCTCGACTGCCGCGTGCAGCCCGTCGGGCCACCGCTGCCGGTGGGCGATCCGCCCGCGTGCGGTGTTGATGAGGCGGATCCCCTCGTCCGTGACGAGATAGTCAACGTCGCGAAGGACGAGCACGCGCGCGTGGAGAGCGAGGTTGATGCGCGTCAGGAACGAGGTGTTCGGCTCGTCGAAGAGGCCCTCGATCCGTGCCGCCTTCTCGACCGCGTCGATGCCGACGCCCGTGAGCGTGACATTCGCGCTGTCTTCGTCCACCTCGTAATCGGATCCGCTCACGAGATTCGCCACGAGCGCGGTGGCCTGCGCGAAGTCGGTCGCCGCGGCCTCGTCGGATCCCGCGAGCACGAGTGGCGTCATCGCGTCGTCGATCATGACGGCGTCCGCCTCGTCGACGATCCCGACATCGAACTGCGGCGCGGTTCGACTGTCCTCGTCTTCGGCCTGCCGGTCGCGCAGGACGTCGTATCCGACCTCGGAGAACGGCGCGTAGACGACATCGGCGCGGTAGGCGGCGCGGCGTTCGTCTGGCGTCGAGCCTTGCCCGATCCAGGCGACACTCACACCGAGCGCATCGAACATCGTTCCCATCCACTCGGCATCGCGACGCGCGAGATAGTCGTTGACAGACAACACGTGCACGCGGCGCCCGTCGCGCGCCAAGGCGATCGCGGCCATGGCCCCGGCGAGCGTCTTGCCCTCGCCGGTATCCATCTCCACCGCCCGTCCGGCGAGAAGCGCGGTCGCCGCCATCAGTTGCTCAGGAAACGGGGCGTACCCGAGAGCGTTTTCAGTGGCGCGCGCAATCGGCGCGAGTCGGCCGTCATCGATCTCGGTGAAGGCGTGCGATCCCGGGAGCCCGACGGCACGCGCGGCCCAGCGGGGGAGCAGCCGGCGCAGGTCGAACGATGTCGAGTCCGTCCGTCGATACGCCATAGGTCAAGGTTAGGCGCGCGACGGGGGAGAGGAGGTGGTGCGGGACAGGGCTGCGACCTGTGCCGGACGCCTGACGCGTACATTCCTCCCTGTCCTGTCGCGCGGCCTCGATACCGGATACCGTCCATCCCATGTACCCCGTGCCTGACCGTCGGCTCACGCCGGAAGAGAACGTTCGTGGGGCCGTCGAGATCTTCGGCCGCGAGCTCGTAGTCGAGTGGTGCGAGGCCCTGGTTCGCGGCGACGCGCCGGATGACGACTCGCGATACCCCGATATCGCCTGGCTTAAGGGTCATATCGGGTGGCCCGACCACTGGTCGCGCGTCTGGGGTGCGCGCGGACTGATGCACATCGGGCCGCCCGCGCACCCCGAGATCGTGATCGACGCGTTGACCGACGATGCGTGGCGTGTGCGTGAGATGGCGTTGAAGGTCGTCACGCGCTACGACCTCGACGACCCGCATGGTCGCGTGGCCAAATTGCTCGAGGATCCGGTTGAGCGCGTTCGGTTGCAGGCGAAGCGCGCGCTGGGGGTGCCGCCGTCCGCACGGTGAGCGGAAGCCATCGCTGGGGCCGCGGCCGCGCACAACGTTCCCGACAGGATGATCGAGCCAACGGCGGAACACGGCCGGTGCTTCGCGAGCCGCCGTGGGCGGCAGACGACGTGACCCGGACGACGACCGCACGGATGCCCCGGAGTGCCTGCGGCGCCCCGCAGATCGGTTCTCGCCATCCACCGAACGGTGGATGTCAAAATCACCCGGGGATCGAGCCCAATGGGCGACGCGCTGGCCCCTCACCGCTCCGTAGCGTCGCAGCATGACCGCACTAGAAGTACGCAACCTCCACAAACGCTACGGGCAGCGCACCGCCATCGACGACGTCTCGTTCACCGTCGAGGAGGGCGAGATCTTCGGGATCATTGGCCCGAACGGGGCAGGGAAGACGAGCACCGTCGAAAGCATCGCGGGGCTGCGAACACCCGACTCCGGCACGATCCGCGTGCTGGGACTGGATCCCGCCACCCAGCGCTCCCAGGTACGGGAGCGGCTCGGGGTGCAGCTCCAGGAGAGCAGCTTCCCGGACGCCATCACCGTCGACGAGGCGCTCGAACTCTACAGCTCCTTCTACCGGCATCCCGCGGATCGGCGCGAGCTGGTGGATCGTCTGGGCTTGGGCGACAAACGCCACACCCGGTACAAGGCCCTTTCTGGAGGGCAGAAGCAGCGACTTTCGATAGCGTGCGCCCTCGTCGGGAACCCTCAGGTCGCGATCCTCGACGAACTGACAACCGGGCTGGATCCGCAGGCCCGGCGTGAGACGTGGAGCCTGATCGAGCGCGTACGAGAGAAGGGCGTGACGATCGTGCTGGTCACGCACTTCATGGACGAAGCGGAGCGCCTGAGCGACCGGATCGCCGTCATCGCCGGCGGGCGCGTCGCCGCTGTCGACACTCCGACAGGCCTGATCGCGCGGACCCGCGCGGCACAACAGGTGCGATTCCGCGTGAGGCGACCATTCGACCGAAGCCTCCTCGCCGGCCTCCCAGAGGTATCCGACGTTGAGATCGCCGAGGGCAGCTGGGTGGTCACCGGGAGTGGACAACTCCTGAGCAGCGTGGCCGGAGCGCTCGCCCGTGCTGATGTCGTGGCGGAGGACCTCCGCGTCGACCAGGCGAGCCTCGATGACGCGTTCGTCGCTTTCACCGGCCAGGCACCAGAATCCGCTGACCCCGATCGACAGGAGGGCTGACCCATGCGTGCTCTGATGACAATGCTCAAGATCGAGACAAAGCTTCTGCTTCGCGACCCCGTGACGGTGTTCTTCGGCGTGCTGTTTCCTACCGGTCTGCTGCTCGCCCTCAGCACGATCCCAGCACTCAGGGAGTCACCACCGGAACTCGGTGGCCTCCGCGCCATCGACGCGTGGGCTCCGACCGCGCTGGTGTTCGGGATCGTGATGATCGCGGTGCAGCACACTCCGAACGTGATCGCGACGTATCGCGAGCGCGGGATCCTTCGCCGACTGTCGACCACCCCGGTGCACCCGCGGAGGATCCTGCTCGCACAAATGATCGTGTCCTTCGCCTCCGTGCTCGTGGGCGCCGCGCTGATGATTACCGTCGCATGGGCGGTTCTCGACATCCCTCCGCCGCAGAGGCCGCTGTCCTTCGCGGTCGCCTTCATCGTCGGCTACGCCGCTGTGCTCGGCATCAGCATGATCGTCGCCGCGATCGTGCGCACAAGCAGCGCCGCCACCACGACAGGCACGCTCCTGTTCATCGCGCTGATGTTCTTCGGGGGCGCGTTCTTGCCGCGGTACACGATGCCGGAGGCACTGCAGAAGGTGGGGGACTTCGTTCCTCCGGGGCTTCAGGCCTTCATCGAAGCCTGGTCTCCCGCAGCGGGGGAACTGACCAGCGTCGGGCAGCCCTTCTGGATCCAGACCGCGATAATGGCCGGCATCGCGGTGATCACGAGCGCGATCGCCGCGAAGCTCTTCCGATGGGCGTAGCCTGACCTCCGACGACGGGAATCGATGCCGGATGAGCACGCAGGAGACCGAACGACTGAGTTCGTGGGATCTGCTGCAGCTATGCATGCCGTGGCTGCTCCTGGCGATCTCGGGCGTGGTCTACTTCGCGTGGGCGCTCCCGGCATCCGGAGCGGAGTTCTGGCCCGAGGGCGCTTCCATCCTCGGGCTCCTCGCCGCCGCCGCGGCGTGGATACTCGCGGGGAGCACGCTGCCGATCACCCGCCGCAACATGCGTCCGGCCCTTTCGGCGGTCTACTTTCTGGGATTGCTCGGGCTGAGTATCGCCCTCATGGCGTACTCCGAAGTATTCGTGATCCTCACGATCGCGGGATTCTTCCACGCCTATCTTCTGTCGCCGTGGCCGCTGGGGCTGGCCGCGGTCTTCGCGACCTCGGTTGCGCTCAACGGCATGACGATCTTCCTGCCGGATCCGACACCCGAGACGCTCGTGATGTTCGTCGTGATCGTCATCGTGCAGACCGCCGCGATTGGCATCGGGATTCCGATATCGCGTCGACACGAGATCGCCGAGCGCAAGCGAGAGGAGCTCATCACTCGATTGGAACAGGCGCTGCACGAGAACGCCGTCCTGCATGCGCAGCTGGTCGCGCAGGCTCGCGAGTCCGGGGTGCAGGACGAGCGTGAGCGCCTCGCCCGGGAGATTCACGACACTCTGGCGCAGGGGTTCGCGGGGATCATCACTCAGCTCCAGGCGGCGCAGCGTCCGACAGGATCCGCGCGGGTACCCGATCAACACATCACGCAGGCACTGCACCTCGCGCGCAATGGCCTGACCGAGGCCCGACGGTCGGTTCAGGCCCTCGCGCCCCAGGAACTCGGCAGCGCACACCTGCCGGACGCGATCCGCACCCTCACCGAGCGGTGGTCGACCGACGAACAGATCGCCGCGCAGGTCGAGGTGACCGGCAGGCGCGAGCCGCTGAGTCCCGCGATCGAGGTCGCGCTGTTTCGCGTCGCTCAAGAGTCTCTGACCAACGTCGCAAAGCACGCTGACGCGTCCCGGGTCGGCGTAACGCTGTCATACACCGGCTCGGAAGTCCTCCTCGACGTCCGGGATGATGGACGCGGATATGCAGTGGCTGCGGGCGCGGGTTTCGGACTCACGAGCATGCAACAGCGGATCCGCGGCATCGGTGGCCACGTCGAGCTGCAGAGCAGCCCGGGGGAGGGGACGTCGGTGAGCGTGCGCGTGCCGGCGATCGTCGACCAGAACGAGGAGGCAGGCCGATGATCAGGCTCGTGATCGTCGACGATCATCCGATCGTCCGAGGTGGGCTTCGAGACACGTTCGCCGGCGTCGACGACATCGCGGTCGTCGGGGAAGCCGGAGACGGCGCCGAGGGCATCGAACGGGCGAAGGCGCTGTCCGCGGATGTCGTCCTGATGGACCTCCGAATGCCCGCAATGGATGGCGTCACCGCGACCGCCGCGCTCCGGGAGCAATTTCCGAGCGCCCGTGTGCTGATCCTCACCACCTTCGACAACGAATCCGATGTGCTTCCGGCGATCGAGGCCGGGGCTACCGGATACCTGCTCAAGGACGCCCTCCCGGAAGAACTCGCGCAGGCGGTTCGCGCCGCCGCACGGGGAGAGTCCGCACTTGCGCCCTCGGTGACGCAACACATTGTGCGCCAGGTGCAGCGAGCTGAAACCGCCGCCCTGACTGATCGCGAGAAGCAGGTCCTGCAACTGGTCGCGAACGGAGCGTCGAACCGAGCAGCAGCCGCAGCGTTGTTCATCGGCGAAGCCAGCATCAAGACCCACCTGCAGCACATCTACGACAAGCTCGGGGTCCGCGACCGAGCCTCGGCCGTCGCCGAAGGGTACCGACGTCGACTCCTGAGCTGACGCCCGGGTGCAGTCATGATGCGAGTCCGTCCGCGGGGGAGAGGGCGAGCCGGCACCGCCGGCGGGAGAGCAGTTCCCTGGCGATCCCAGGCCGTCAACAACCTAGTCTTCTTGAATCAGCTCGATGAGTTCGTCGGGGTTATCTTCCGGTGTGAGCCCCACGGTGACGTGATCGCCCGTGAGCGGTTCTTCTGGTTTCTGATGGGTAATCCCGTTGCCCATTTCTTCGCTCTTGCGCGCCGGCTAGCGCACCATCCTGACTTCTACGATCCCGGCGAGGGCGGGGTCGACGAACTCGACGCCATCCGCCCGGAATCCATGGCGTTCGTAGAACGCACGAGCACGATCGTTGCCGCTGAGGACCCAGAGCTGCGCCGGTCGGTCTTCCACGACGGCATCCAGGAGGGCGCTCCCGATGCCCATCTCGTGTTCCTGCGCGAGAAGGTAGATCGAGTACAGGTGAAGGCTGCGGGCGGGGGCGAATCCCTTGATAGCGTCGGGGTGATCGGCTGGTCCGGCGAAAGCGAATCCGACCACCTGATTACCGCGCTCAGCGACCGCGATCGCGCCCGGAAGCGGATCGAGGCCGAGAATCGACTCCCACATGCGACGCCTCGCGATCAGTGCATCGTCATCCATGAAGGTATCCGGGATGACACCTGGATAGGTCTCGCGCCATGACCCGATGTGAACGTCGGCGATCCCGTGGGCGTCGTGCAGTTCGGCGAGGCGCACCCGAAGTGCCGGGAGATCCATGGTGAGACGATACACGGACGACTCACGCGTGATTGCCGACGATGGATCCTGGTCCCGTCGATCCGCGCGGGTTCGCAGATGGGCTTGCGTCAAACGTGCCTGATATCGTTGCGCGCTGTGGAGCCTCTCGAAGACGATCAAAGGGTCATCGACGCAGCCGAAGCGCTTGCACGGAGGTTGGGCGACAACGACAATCACACCGTCGCTGCGGCTGTCATGGATATCGATGGGCGCGTCCATGAAGCGGTGAATGTCTATCACTTCACAGGTGGGCCGTGCGCGGAGCTCGTCGTACTTGGTGTCGCGGCGACGTCAGGAGCGAAGCAACTCCTGACGATTGCCGCAGCCGGCGACCGAGGCCGCGGACTGATCTCGCCGTGCGGACGCTGCCGGCAGGTGCTCCTCGATCAGCACCCGGACATCCTGGTCGCGGTGCCAACCGAGAACGACCCGGTGATGCGGCCGATCCGCAAGCTGCTTCCGGACACGTACTTCTATCCGGACGCGCCTGATGGACAAATCGTGCGCTTCAATCGCAGGTACCACGACGAAGTGATGTCGGGGGAGAAGACGTCAACCATCAGGTGGGACGAAGAGTGGCTTGCTGTTGGTCAGGCGACGTTCGTCTTTGAGGGCCATCCGCAGTTCGCGCATGTCGACGGGGCGATCACGGCTGTGGAGGCGACGACGCTCACCGCCTTGGATCCCGGCCATGCCGCTGGCTTGCGTGGCCATTACCCCGCTATGCCTGACGACGCCAAACTGTTGCGAGTTGAGTTTCGGGTCGACCTTCACGGCACTTGATTGCGGGGGTTCTAGGCCTGCGGTAGCCATAGTGTCATGCGCAGTTCTTCGTCGGGAATGTGGAGCACTTCGTAGCGTCGGGCAATCACCTCGCCCGTCGCGGTGCGAATGTGCTTGATCGACGCACGGCGCTGCTGGACGATGT
This genomic interval carries:
- a CDS encoding NUDIX hydrolase, which translates into the protein MTDEIWDLCDRDGRPTGEHHRRGTPLPPGLFHIVASVAAVSPDGRMLLTQRAASKTHALDWEIPAGSALAGEASEEAAIRELAEETGITVPTADLVLVGRFVEASALFDLYVVRVERDTILDPDPSEVVDTAWSTLDELDAHVAGATIAAPWVPRLAELRTPLGRAVARIAPPTVTMDG
- a CDS encoding phosphatase PAP2 family protein — encoded protein: MNRHRALATGAACALAVVVLALLVAPTPAVTTPIDAWWQETMEGARPDGAVTVARVLSYVGGGWVAVWLCPILLAVAALIVRGWRTAIVVVVMLLLSTTTVQVVKNLVARERPDGMLVDSDFGSFPSGHAANAATIAVVLWLILPRVLGLILGAIWAAVMALSRTVLSVHWLSDVIGGALTGVAIGLLVAAAFGSWSRARPRAREPIPAPGETG
- a CDS encoding GNAT family N-acetyltransferase, whose product is MTRIRPFQPGDEPALAEICVRTADAGADATGILADDRLWGDLFVLPYVARHPELAWVVEADDRRVIGYIVATDDTDAFERWFRDEWWPTHAGRYERTGARQSELVPSGDKRGPGRIAHAGEYPAHLHIDLLPEAQGAGLGRRLIEMLLGALSHRGVPGLHLGVDPLNTGAAAFYERLGFARLPTDAGSVTYAMRIPEH
- a CDS encoding GNAT family N-acetyltransferase; the protein is MLADTPIAFGETLAHARVLEDDEWRARAARNTEGTNIGLAAVDEVGTWLGVMRGYVDARDGAMLVGVFVDPASRGHHEGVADALLDGIVEWAAAHGDALTLHVHTANPRAIAFYARRGFVDTGRTVEYQLPPYGLENEMRLAI
- a CDS encoding SagB/ThcOx family dehydrogenase; translation: MADFTRLPEPSRDDDVARVLRARRSTKTFSADPLDLTSISAVLFATGGSVSGRRLIPSARATDPVHLTLVAGDVDGLATGVYLYVAESHALQMVSDADVRHWIAGATLDAPWVATCPGLILLSADLVAARRRFPDQPAEHGERFVWIETGHAAQNAYLTAANQGLGTVLIAGLDDDRAEETTSGVIPEGHRLLGVLPLGFAGEMS
- a CDS encoding preprotein translocase subunit SecA, whose protein sequence is MAYRRTDSTSFDLRRLLPRWAARAVGLPGSHAFTEIDDGRLAPIARATENALGYAPFPEQLMAATALLAGRAVEMDTGEGKTLAGAMAAIALARDGRRVHVLSVNDYLARRDAEWMGTMFDALGVSVAWIGQGSTPDERRAAYRADVVYAPFSEVGYDVLRDRQAEDEDSRTAPQFDVGIVDEADAVMIDDAMTPLVLAGSDEAAATDFAQATALVANLVSGSDYEVDEDSANVTLTGVGIDAVEKAARIEGLFDEPNTSFLTRINLALHARVLVLRDVDYLVTDEGIRLINTARGRIAHRQRWPDGLHAAVEAKEGLPITPPGLVLDQITVQDLLKSYETLSGMSGTILPVADELQEFYELESGRVERHVKNARYDHPLRAFATHDEKIAAVVAEIERRAGRGQPVLVGTQSVAASEELASALPGSLAPRVLNARHDADEAAIIARAGEVGAVTISTQMSGRGTDIRLGGRDERDRERVVAAGGLAVIATDLYPSARLDLQLRGRAGRQGDPGETLTFASLEDELVRANRTDTSARVVAAGSVDERTRLRIVREAQSIAESVRLDRHKSAWQYTRAITRQRDKVLRVRDGAMREEDPRRRTVTLFTLDEHWQRHLEAMSELRDGIHLRRLAGQNPVDEFHRTALREFDGFFDAVDADVADRLERADSGEDLGLRRPSATWTYMLRDDPFGDRMGRAAAALRRWIRREADER
- a CDS encoding HEAT repeat domain-containing protein, whose amino-acid sequence is MYPVPDRRLTPEENVRGAVEIFGRELVVEWCEALVRGDAPDDDSRYPDIAWLKGHIGWPDHWSRVWGARGLMHIGPPAHPEIVIDALTDDAWRVREMALKVVTRYDLDDPHGRVAKLLEDPVERVRLQAKRALGVPPSAR
- a CDS encoding ABC transporter ATP-binding protein, with protein sequence MTALEVRNLHKRYGQRTAIDDVSFTVEEGEIFGIIGPNGAGKTSTVESIAGLRTPDSGTIRVLGLDPATQRSQVRERLGVQLQESSFPDAITVDEALELYSSFYRHPADRRELVDRLGLGDKRHTRYKALSGGQKQRLSIACALVGNPQVAILDELTTGLDPQARRETWSLIERVREKGVTIVLVTHFMDEAERLSDRIAVIAGGRVAAVDTPTGLIARTRAAQQVRFRVRRPFDRSLLAGLPEVSDVEIAEGSWVVTGSGQLLSSVAGALARADVVAEDLRVDQASLDDAFVAFTGQAPESADPDRQEG
- a CDS encoding ABC transporter permease — its product is MRALMTMLKIETKLLLRDPVTVFFGVLFPTGLLLALSTIPALRESPPELGGLRAIDAWAPTALVFGIVMIAVQHTPNVIATYRERGILRRLSTTPVHPRRILLAQMIVSFASVLVGAALMITVAWAVLDIPPPQRPLSFAVAFIVGYAAVLGISMIVAAIVRTSSAATTTGTLLFIALMFFGGAFLPRYTMPEALQKVGDFVPPGLQAFIEAWSPAAGELTSVGQPFWIQTAIMAGIAVITSAIAAKLFRWA
- a CDS encoding sensor histidine kinase; translated protein: MSTQETERLSSWDLLQLCMPWLLLAISGVVYFAWALPASGAEFWPEGASILGLLAAAAAWILAGSTLPITRRNMRPALSAVYFLGLLGLSIALMAYSEVFVILTIAGFFHAYLLSPWPLGLAAVFATSVALNGMTIFLPDPTPETLVMFVVIVIVQTAAIGIGIPISRRHEIAERKREELITRLEQALHENAVLHAQLVAQARESGVQDERERLAREIHDTLAQGFAGIITQLQAAQRPTGSARVPDQHITQALHLARNGLTEARRSVQALAPQELGSAHLPDAIRTLTERWSTDEQIAAQVEVTGRREPLSPAIEVALFRVAQESLTNVAKHADASRVGVTLSYTGSEVLLDVRDDGRGYAVAAGAGFGLTSMQQRIRGIGGHVELQSSPGEGTSVSVRVPAIVDQNEEAGR
- a CDS encoding response regulator: MIRLVIVDDHPIVRGGLRDTFAGVDDIAVVGEAGDGAEGIERAKALSADVVLMDLRMPAMDGVTATAALREQFPSARVLILTTFDNESDVLPAIEAGATGYLLKDALPEELAQAVRAAARGESALAPSVTQHIVRQVQRAETAALTDREKQVLQLVANGASNRAAAAALFIGEASIKTHLQHIYDKLGVRDRASAVAEGYRRRLLS
- a CDS encoding GNAT family N-acetyltransferase, whose product is MDLPALRVRLAELHDAHGIADVHIGSWRETYPGVIPDTFMDDDALIARRRMWESILGLDPLPGAIAVAERGNQVVGFAFAGPADHPDAIKGFAPARSLHLYSIYLLAQEHEMGIGSALLDAVVEDRPAQLWVLSGNDRARAFYERHGFRADGVEFVDPALAGIVEVRMVR